The following coding sequences are from one Geodermatophilus normandii window:
- a CDS encoding glycosyltransferase family 4 protein, with product MSQRSKARVLVIVQNLPVPLDRRVWLECQALVAEGIGVSVICPKGPGDPSFAVIDGVPVYKYRPAPATSGALSYLFEFVYCWIRTALLSLRVWRRDGFSVIQACNPPDTYWLLARLWRTRGVRFVYDQHDLNPEVFRSRFGEPRGVRARLEYGALTWLERCTYRAADEVISTNESYRRVAVTRGNCDPDHVTVVRSGPDTSRMRPRPPEPGLRHDRSLLVYLGIMGPQDGVDIALHAMAELVHERGREDVHLALLGFGDSLGDLRRLATELRLDDHVTFTGRADTEMIARYLSTAVVGLCPDPSSPLNDVSTMNKVMEYMSYAVPVVAFDLTETRVSAGDTGVLVDPRAGAAGLADAVAALLDDPDRRIALSLAARQRAVEDLDWAQQAIRYVGVHRRALGMADAVGSVRPRGVRAAAPAESGADLLRALVATRMPAGAGQDDDRGDWMLPSPRPAAGTESWRADRSGTTDSHTVRPTAADLEPVAVTGPLGPAASRSVDPEPLA from the coding sequence ATGTCCCAGCGCTCGAAGGCCCGAGTCCTCGTGATCGTCCAGAACCTCCCTGTGCCGCTCGACCGCCGGGTGTGGCTGGAGTGCCAGGCCCTCGTCGCTGAGGGGATCGGCGTCTCCGTCATCTGCCCCAAGGGCCCCGGCGACCCGTCGTTCGCGGTCATCGACGGAGTCCCCGTCTACAAGTACCGGCCGGCGCCGGCGACCTCGGGAGCGCTGTCCTACCTCTTCGAGTTCGTGTACTGCTGGATACGCACGGCGCTGCTGTCACTGCGGGTGTGGCGGCGCGACGGCTTCTCGGTCATCCAGGCCTGCAACCCGCCGGACACCTACTGGCTCCTGGCCCGGTTGTGGCGCACACGGGGTGTCCGCTTCGTCTACGACCAGCACGACCTCAACCCGGAGGTCTTCCGCTCCCGGTTCGGTGAGCCCCGCGGTGTGCGAGCCCGGCTGGAGTACGGCGCCCTCACCTGGCTGGAGCGCTGCACCTACCGCGCCGCTGACGAGGTCATCTCGACCAACGAGTCCTACCGCCGCGTAGCGGTCACCCGAGGGAACTGCGATCCCGACCACGTCACGGTCGTGCGCTCGGGGCCGGACACCTCGCGGATGCGTCCCCGGCCGCCGGAGCCGGGGCTGCGACACGATCGCTCACTGCTGGTGTACCTCGGGATCATGGGTCCGCAGGACGGCGTCGACATCGCGCTGCACGCGATGGCCGAACTGGTGCACGAGCGTGGCCGCGAGGACGTCCACCTCGCTCTCCTCGGCTTCGGTGACTCCCTCGGGGACCTGCGCCGTCTCGCGACCGAGCTGCGGCTGGACGACCACGTCACCTTCACCGGGCGGGCCGACACCGAGATGATCGCCCGCTACCTCTCCACGGCCGTCGTGGGCCTGTGTCCCGACCCGAGCAGCCCGCTCAACGACGTCTCCACGATGAACAAGGTCATGGAGTACATGTCCTACGCCGTTCCGGTGGTGGCCTTCGACCTGACCGAGACGCGGGTGTCGGCCGGGGACACCGGTGTCCTCGTGGACCCGCGTGCCGGCGCCGCAGGGCTGGCTGACGCCGTGGCCGCGCTGCTCGACGACCCCGACCGCCGGATCGCGCTGTCCCTGGCCGCGCGACAGCGGGCCGTCGAGGACCTCGACTGGGCGCAGCAGGCCATCCGCTACGTCGGCGTGCACCGCCGGGCGCTCGGGATGGCCGACGCGGTCGGGAGCGTGCGGCCCCGGGGCGTCCGCGCCGCCGCGCCAGCGGAGTCCGGCGCCGACTTGCTCAGGGCGCTCGTCGCGACCCGGATGCCTGCCGGCGCCGGACAGGACGACGACCGCGGCGACTGGATGCTCCCCAGTCCGCGTCCCGCTGCCGGGACCGAGTCGTGGCGTGCCGACCGTTCCGGGACCACGGACTCGCACACGGTCCGCCCGACGGCCGCGGACCTGGAACCCGTGGCGGTGACCGGACCGCTGGGGCCCGCGGCCTCCCGCAGCGTCGATCCGGAGCCGCTGGCATGA
- a CDS encoding glycosyltransferase: MTPLVLPFYGRPLLRRLNAWSIRAQVRLVSLLIGMPPDPVVVCTIPTAWDVVRPMSRRALLYNRSDRHSDFPESDRSTIAALEEALLRYSDSVLYVSRALMSEEAALTGGRACFLDHGVDLQHFAPSAGPEPADLAPITHPRIGFFGGLDSFLVDFDLLERVALEVPEAHLVLVGDADRSTDQLTRHPNVHRLGRRPYEQIPRYGAGFDVALMPWLDNEWIARCNPIKMKEYLALGLPVVSTDFPEVRRYVDTVAVAAGPDDFVDLVRRALKDGGPADPARRRAAVQSDSWDARAADLITAAERKGTAG; this comes from the coding sequence ATGACCCCGCTGGTCCTGCCGTTCTACGGCAGGCCTCTGTTGCGGCGCCTGAATGCCTGGAGCATCCGCGCTCAGGTCCGCCTGGTCAGCCTGCTCATCGGCATGCCGCCCGACCCCGTCGTCGTCTGCACCATCCCGACGGCCTGGGACGTCGTGCGGCCGATGTCCCGCCGCGCGCTCCTCTACAACCGGTCCGACCGGCACTCCGACTTCCCGGAGAGCGACCGCTCCACCATCGCCGCGCTCGAGGAGGCGCTCCTGCGCTACTCCGACTCCGTTCTCTACGTGAGCCGGGCGCTGATGTCCGAGGAGGCGGCACTGACCGGCGGGCGAGCCTGCTTCCTCGACCACGGCGTGGACCTGCAGCACTTCGCACCGTCGGCCGGCCCGGAGCCGGCCGACCTGGCGCCCATCACCCACCCTCGCATCGGCTTCTTCGGCGGCCTCGACTCATTCCTCGTCGACTTCGACCTGCTGGAGCGGGTCGCCCTCGAGGTGCCGGAGGCACACCTGGTGCTCGTCGGCGACGCCGACCGTTCGACCGACCAGCTCACCCGGCACCCGAACGTGCACCGGCTGGGCCGTCGGCCCTACGAGCAGATCCCGCGGTACGGCGCCGGTTTCGACGTGGCCCTGATGCCCTGGCTCGACAACGAGTGGATCGCCCGGTGCAACCCCATCAAGATGAAGGAGTACCTCGCGCTGGGACTCCCGGTGGTGAGCACCGACTTCCCGGAGGTCCGGCGCTACGTCGACACGGTCGCCGTCGCCGCGGGCCCCGACGACTTCGTCGACCTCGTCCGGCGGGCCCTCAAGGACGGCGGACCGGCCGACCCTGCGCGCCGGCGCGCCGCCGTCCAGTCCGACTCGTGGGACGCCCGCGCCGCCGACCTGATCACCGCGGCCGAGCGGAAAGGGACGGCCGGCTGA
- the asnB gene encoding asparagine synthase (glutamine-hydrolyzing), with the protein MCGIAGVHRWDGERVDPDLLDAMTEQLAHRGPDGHGNWISGGTGFGHRRLSIIDLEHSAQPMAGPGGRQHLTFNGEVLNYREVRRACAGYPWTTDGDTEAILAAYRQWGVDCVRRLRGQFAFALHDADTGELHLVRDRMGVLPLYWYADDRMVAFASEVKALLPALPTVDVDLLSLGDHLAHRSVPAPHTLVSGVRKLRPGHRLLVQPGGRIREVSYWELPTDPPAERAHDPREAVEDLHATLRAAVEEALVADVPVGAYLSGGIDSSLIVALVSEVRGRRGVSTYAAGFDDPRVDELPWARRVADLVGADHHEVTVGAADFTALLPKLTWHRDAPLSEPADVAVHRLAELARRDVTVVLSGEGSDELFAGYPKYRAAALASWVGRVPRAVRGPALYTAARALPPRFSRAAVLMRALSADDEAERMRSWFAPFSPRERHRLLGDLPSRPAAAAYRRASGDVVRRMLYADCHAWLSDNLLERGDRMSMAASLEMRPPFLDARVVDLAFSLPTEVKLRGPVGKWVVKEVARRYLPDEVVDRRKSGFKVPLDAWFQAGDLRDMARDLLLRPASFVGEVLDRAAVTRVLDDHEAGRSNEASRLWALMGLEVWHDTVVRGGRPDAITS; encoded by the coding sequence ATGTGCGGCATCGCCGGCGTCCACCGGTGGGACGGTGAGCGTGTCGACCCGGACCTGCTCGACGCGATGACCGAGCAGCTCGCCCACCGCGGACCCGACGGGCACGGCAACTGGATCTCCGGCGGGACCGGGTTCGGCCACCGCCGTCTGTCGATCATCGACCTCGAGCACTCGGCGCAGCCGATGGCCGGTCCCGGCGGCCGGCAGCACCTCACCTTCAACGGGGAGGTGCTCAACTACCGCGAGGTCCGGCGCGCCTGTGCGGGCTACCCGTGGACGACCGACGGCGACACCGAGGCCATCCTCGCGGCCTACCGGCAGTGGGGCGTCGACTGCGTCCGCCGGCTACGCGGCCAGTTCGCCTTCGCACTCCACGACGCCGACACCGGCGAGCTCCACCTCGTCCGCGACCGCATGGGCGTCCTCCCGCTCTACTGGTATGCCGACGACCGAATGGTCGCCTTCGCCAGCGAGGTCAAGGCCCTGCTGCCTGCGCTGCCGACGGTGGACGTCGACCTGCTCAGCCTGGGTGACCACCTGGCGCACCGGTCGGTCCCTGCGCCGCACACCCTCGTCTCCGGGGTCCGCAAGCTGCGTCCGGGCCACCGGCTCCTCGTGCAGCCCGGCGGCCGGATCAGGGAGGTCTCGTACTGGGAGCTCCCCACCGACCCCCCAGCGGAACGGGCGCACGATCCGCGGGAGGCGGTCGAGGACCTGCACGCGACCCTGCGGGCGGCCGTCGAGGAGGCGCTGGTCGCCGACGTCCCCGTCGGCGCCTACCTCTCCGGCGGCATCGACTCCAGCCTGATCGTGGCGCTGGTGTCGGAGGTCCGTGGCCGGCGGGGAGTCTCGACCTACGCTGCTGGCTTCGACGATCCGCGGGTCGACGAGCTGCCCTGGGCCCGCAGGGTCGCGGACCTCGTCGGCGCCGACCACCACGAGGTCACGGTGGGCGCCGCGGACTTCACCGCCCTGCTGCCAAAGCTCACCTGGCACCGGGACGCTCCGCTGTCCGAGCCTGCCGACGTCGCCGTCCACCGCCTGGCCGAGCTCGCCCGCCGGGACGTGACCGTGGTGCTCTCCGGCGAGGGGAGCGACGAACTGTTCGCTGGCTATCCCAAGTACCGTGCCGCCGCGCTGGCGTCCTGGGTGGGCCGGGTGCCCCGGGCGGTCCGCGGGCCGGCCCTCTACACCGCTGCCCGTGCCCTCCCCCCGCGCTTCTCCCGGGCCGCTGTCCTCATGCGCGCCCTCTCCGCCGACGACGAGGCCGAGCGTATGCGCAGCTGGTTCGCGCCCTTCTCACCGCGGGAGCGCCATCGGCTGCTCGGCGACCTGCCGTCCCGGCCCGCCGCGGCCGCCTATCGGCGGGCGAGCGGCGACGTCGTACGGCGGATGCTCTACGCCGACTGCCACGCCTGGCTGTCGGACAACCTCCTCGAGCGCGGCGACCGGATGTCGATGGCGGCCTCGCTCGAGATGCGCCCCCCGTTCCTGGACGCACGGGTCGTCGACCTGGCCTTCTCGCTTCCGACGGAGGTCAAGCTGCGGGGCCCCGTCGGCAAGTGGGTGGTCAAGGAGGTGGCCCGGAGGTACTTGCCCGACGAGGTGGTCGACCGCCGGAAGTCCGGCTTCAAGGTCCCGCTCGACGCGTGGTTCCAGGCCGGGGACCTGCGGGACATGGCGCGCGACCTGCTGCTGCGGCCGGCGTCGTTCGTAGGGGAGGTGCTCGACCGAGCGGCGGTCACCCGGGTGCTGGACGATCACGAGGCGGGCCGCAGCAACGAGGCGAGTCGTCTATGGGCCCTGATGGGCCTCGAGGTCTGGCACGACACGGTGGTCCGCGGCGGCAGGCCCGACGCCATCACGTCATGA
- a CDS encoding glycosyltransferase, translated as MLLTRFNLPSKGHESIVRAKENWLRDRVSLFERYCLPTVLGQSEQSFTWIVYLDPQSPGWLMDWVRGHEAQRHFHPVLREEVPRRVLLADIQAITGSDGRGDLLTTNLDNDDGLARDFIARLQSAPTAGDPTAVYLGDGLIISGERLYRRTDPHNAFCSVRESWRDPVTCWSEWHNRLPELMPAVVLRGAPGWLQVVHGANVSNRVRGRRTPPAPYRPAFPRLLDEVADPGRADLLREAAQVPLRQFRELARAGVKAAVVRLLGKDGLDRAKHRWASVGGRHA; from the coding sequence GTGCTCCTGACGCGGTTCAACCTGCCCTCGAAGGGCCACGAGAGCATCGTCCGCGCCAAGGAGAACTGGCTCCGGGACCGGGTGTCGCTCTTCGAGCGGTACTGCCTGCCCACCGTGCTGGGACAGAGCGAGCAGTCGTTCACCTGGATCGTCTACCTCGACCCGCAGAGTCCCGGCTGGCTAATGGACTGGGTCCGCGGGCACGAAGCCCAGCGCCACTTCCATCCCGTGCTCCGGGAGGAGGTCCCCCGACGCGTCCTCCTCGCCGACATCCAAGCCATCACGGGGTCGGACGGGCGGGGTGACCTGCTCACCACGAACCTCGACAACGACGACGGCCTGGCGCGGGACTTCATCGCGAGGCTGCAGTCAGCACCGACGGCCGGCGACCCGACGGCGGTCTACCTCGGCGACGGCCTCATCATCAGCGGCGAACGGCTGTACCGCCGGACCGATCCGCACAACGCCTTCTGCTCGGTTCGGGAGAGTTGGCGCGACCCTGTGACGTGCTGGAGCGAGTGGCACAACCGGCTGCCCGAGTTGATGCCTGCGGTCGTGCTACGGGGCGCGCCCGGCTGGCTCCAGGTGGTGCACGGCGCCAACGTCAGCAATCGGGTGCGAGGACGGCGGACGCCGCCGGCCCCATACCGGCCCGCGTTCCCACGTCTCCTCGACGAGGTCGCCGACCCCGGGCGGGCAGACCTGCTCCGAGAGGCCGCGCAGGTACCGCTGCGCCAGTTCCGCGAACTGGCCCGCGCAGGTGTGAAGGCGGCGGTCGTCCGGCTCCTCGGGAAGGACGGTCTTGACCGCGCCAAGCACCGGTGGGCGTCCGTCGGAGGTCGGCATGCGTGA
- a CDS encoding O-antigen ligase family protein: protein MTETPTADEPAAPRPAAAVTAHAVVGRRSRTAVLALGDPTRSERHAVIAVGTYAVALFVFPSNMVLEVVGGQGSVAGLLALTLFVVYVASTLMGSHDPLTVRHPTRGALFLLTVMSLVAWALTPFHGLTATQQVGADRWVLMLAGFAGVVLVAAEGLRTVDGLVRVLRLVVRGAAFCCAVALVQWLFRFDLSALLRQSLPGFSVQLSHDVYEDRAALQRVFGTTAHPIELGVIAGMLLPLALVLATQDRSHSPVLRWGPVVLIATAIPASVARSAVLAVIVSSAVLVACLPARPRVTAMVLLPLGTFVVGLARPGYLRTLADLVGAGADDASLQGRLVDLPLVGRLVSEHPWFGTGPGTYTAANALDIFDNQYYTSATELGLLGLTGLLAWYLVPVVTAAAARHRSSDPPLRAVAGALAGAATASAVCAFTFDGLSFNMYAGLQALVVGCIGTCWILSGREGRVARAAGRDAHPAAPPPSHGS, encoded by the coding sequence ATGACCGAGACGCCCACGGCAGACGAGCCGGCAGCCCCGCGGCCGGCCGCTGCGGTGACCGCTCATGCGGTTGTAGGCCGCCGCTCCCGGACGGCGGTCCTCGCGCTGGGCGACCCGACCAGGTCCGAGCGGCACGCCGTCATCGCGGTAGGCACCTACGCCGTCGCGCTGTTCGTCTTCCCGTCGAACATGGTCCTCGAGGTCGTGGGCGGACAGGGATCGGTCGCCGGGCTCCTCGCCCTCACGCTGTTCGTGGTCTACGTCGCTTCGACCCTTATGGGCTCGCACGACCCCCTGACCGTGCGCCACCCGACGAGGGGCGCCCTGTTCCTCCTCACGGTCATGAGTCTCGTCGCCTGGGCCCTGACTCCCTTCCACGGCCTGACCGCGACGCAACAGGTCGGCGCCGACCGGTGGGTCCTCATGCTCGCCGGCTTCGCGGGGGTCGTCCTGGTCGCCGCGGAGGGCCTCCGGACCGTCGACGGGCTGGTGCGCGTGTTGCGGCTCGTCGTGCGGGGCGCCGCCTTCTGCTGTGCCGTCGCGCTGGTCCAGTGGCTCTTCCGCTTCGACCTCAGCGCGCTGCTGCGCCAATCGCTGCCTGGGTTCTCCGTGCAGTTGTCGCACGACGTGTACGAGGACAGGGCAGCGCTGCAGCGTGTCTTCGGGACGACGGCGCACCCGATCGAGCTCGGGGTCATCGCAGGCATGCTGCTGCCGCTGGCTCTCGTCCTCGCGACGCAGGACCGGTCTCACTCCCCCGTCCTCCGCTGGGGCCCGGTCGTGCTCATCGCCACCGCCATCCCGGCCTCGGTGGCCCGGTCGGCTGTCCTGGCCGTGATCGTCTCCTCGGCCGTCCTCGTCGCGTGTCTCCCGGCCCGTCCGCGGGTGACGGCGATGGTTCTCCTCCCGCTCGGGACCTTCGTCGTCGGCCTGGCGCGCCCTGGCTACCTTCGGACGCTCGCCGACCTCGTCGGGGCGGGGGCCGACGACGCGTCACTGCAGGGCCGGCTGGTGGACCTGCCGCTCGTCGGCCGGTTGGTGTCGGAGCACCCGTGGTTCGGCACCGGCCCAGGGACCTACACCGCGGCCAACGCGCTGGACATCTTCGACAACCAGTACTACACGAGCGCAACAGAGCTGGGACTACTCGGTCTCACCGGCCTGCTGGCCTGGTACCTCGTCCCCGTGGTGACCGCCGCCGCGGCCCGCCACCGGTCCTCGGACCCGCCGCTCCGTGCGGTGGCGGGAGCGCTCGCCGGGGCCGCCACCGCCAGCGCCGTCTGCGCCTTCACCTTCGACGGCCTGTCGTTCAACATGTACGCCGGCCTGCAGGCACTCGTCGTCGGGTGCATCGGCACCTGCTGGATCCTCTCCGGCCGGGAGGGGCGGGTGGCCCGGGCAGCGGGCCGCGACGCGCACCCGGCCGCTCCACCACCGTCGCACGGGAGCTGA